One window of Brachybacterium ginsengisoli genomic DNA carries:
- a CDS encoding PHP domain-containing protein has translation MSERTDADVAPRIDLHAHSTWSDGTTGVPELFAQAAAAGLDVLALTDHDTVTGWPELADAVAASGVAAVPGIEVSSEADGRSVHLLALLVDPSPDTELAAEMARARSSRADRARAMVDLISSDHPVRWEDVEAQVAGESTVIGRPHIADALVEAGVVRDRSEAFTEILRPSGPYYVPYYAPSPQSAVRAIRAAGGISVLAHPGSVTRDDDLPLDLLEELVATGLDGIEVDHREHDDQERIRLREFARRHELLITGGSDFHGTGKENRLAENLTAPEVLEEIAARATSATRILRP, from the coding sequence ATGAGTGAGAGGACTGACGCCGACGTCGCCCCGCGGATCGACCTGCATGCGCACAGCACATGGTCCGACGGGACCACGGGCGTCCCGGAGCTGTTCGCGCAGGCCGCGGCCGCGGGGCTCGACGTGCTGGCGCTGACCGACCACGACACCGTCACCGGCTGGCCCGAGCTCGCCGACGCCGTCGCCGCCAGCGGGGTCGCCGCGGTCCCCGGCATCGAGGTCTCCAGCGAGGCCGACGGCCGCAGCGTGCATCTGCTGGCCCTGCTCGTGGATCCCTCGCCGGACACCGAGCTGGCGGCCGAGATGGCCCGGGCCCGCAGCTCGCGGGCGGATCGTGCACGGGCCATGGTGGACCTGATCTCCTCGGACCACCCGGTCCGCTGGGAGGACGTGGAGGCGCAGGTGGCGGGGGAGAGCACCGTGATCGGCAGGCCCCACATCGCCGATGCCCTGGTCGAGGCCGGGGTGGTCCGCGACCGCTCGGAGGCCTTCACGGAGATCCTGCGGCCCTCGGGCCCGTACTACGTCCCCTATTACGCGCCCTCGCCGCAGTCCGCGGTGCGTGCGATCCGAGCGGCCGGCGGCATCTCGGTGCTCGCCCACCCGGGATCCGTGACCCGGGACGACGACCTCCCGCTGGACCTCCTCGAGGAGCTGGTCGCGACCGGTCTGGACGGCATCGAGGTCGATCACCGCGAGCACGACGATCAGGAGCGGATCCGGCTGCGGGAGTTCGCGCGCCGTCACGAGCTGCTGATCACCGGCGGCAGCGACTTCCACGGCACCGGCAAGGAGAACCGCCTGGCGGAGAACCTCACCGCGCCGGAGGTGCTCGAGGAGATCGCGGCCCGGGCCACGAGCGCCACGCGCATCCTGCGCCCCTGA
- a CDS encoding DUF3107 domain-containing protein has product MEIRIGIQHSPREIVIESEETSDALIERLSTAIGDGAPVTLVDDKGRTVLVPGAKVAYVEVSTEEPRRVGFLG; this is encoded by the coding sequence ATGGAGATCCGAATCGGCATCCAGCACTCCCCGCGCGAGATCGTGATCGAGTCCGAGGAGACGTCCGACGCCCTGATCGAGCGGCTCAGCACCGCGATCGGCGACGGCGCCCCGGTCACCCTGGTCGACGACAAGGGCCGCACCGTGCTGGTCCCCGGCGCGAAGGTCGCCTACGTCGAGGTCTCCACCGAGGAGCCCCGGCGCGTCGGCTTCCTCGGCTGA
- a CDS encoding UrvD/REP family ATP-dependent DNA helicase: MRRTGTITGEGIRLLGPDLAALPALLPAEQLDAGQRAALDRFLAGGDVIVHGGPGSGRTALALTAAELSGPGTLLLAPRRAAAGRLRDALAVRGTGEARAMTPPALGHAIARADALRRGLGEPTLVTGAEQDALLSELIAQRETWHLEADPGARSLPGFRTELRDLITRAAELGLAPAALEALGHERHRPAWRDAAALLRDYLGVLDLEASAALDAGPRLDSGALVRRAVGLLADPATPPPFRAVVVDDAQDLTAAGVDLVAALAQAGARVMVCSCPDAAVDTFRGALPDAADRLRAALPRPVGDLLLTGAHAQGEELTAAVDALRGRLPLAGAPAASRRPRTPAEHGPVPGAAPDGVVALRAQDPLDEARLIGSALRDLHHREAVAYDDMAVVCRSGAAVADVADLLSRTGLPVRVPHRPQPLREVPAIADLLSILEIGLAPEGAPLDARLATELLRGPFGDADTLRLRRIRRLLLAAHRAAEPDSITTSEQLLARALVEPEAPGLPAPDARDRAAAPVHRVRDMIAAVRAHRDADAQLVLWQAWDASGLAGGWRRAALGAPGDVDGARARLAASRLDALLELFAAAERLADRRPGAGALDLVEQVRSQAVVEDTLAPAAAARGRIAVLTPAHLAGEHRDTVVIARLQEGAWPDLRLRSTLFGAAELSLCAGARPGAEIPLETEAVRALQREQVIADELRLAVSALARARHRVLVTAVQDDRSEPSALFDALAELADRSAEPWIDLETLRRDPGPAPDARRLVAALRRRLREDDPALAHDAALALDALGRAGAPGTDPARWYHQEPSSTAPLHEEGTAIRLSPSALERAVDCPQSWLMERAGGTRSGGPAQLIGTALHHLAQIHPRGPEDGADLLEELHTLLRTVPGTETWSGRRRVRRAEDAARLLAEHLRGAGEPLAVEAPFEVELGRVRLRGSIDRIEGDPTGLRVVDLKTGRAAKSAKSAEQDLQLAAYQAAVREGALEEELGADAPERLNGAQLVYVGTGARKAAVRTQGALQRAEDPEWFDDLVQGVSRDVSGSAVIARVNAHCTHCAVRSSCPLQPEGDQL; the protein is encoded by the coding sequence ATGCGACGGACGGGCACGATCACGGGCGAGGGGATCCGTCTGCTCGGACCCGACCTCGCGGCGCTGCCCGCCCTCCTCCCCGCCGAGCAGCTGGACGCCGGGCAGCGCGCGGCCCTGGACCGCTTCCTCGCCGGCGGCGACGTGATCGTCCACGGAGGTCCCGGCAGCGGTCGCACCGCGCTCGCCCTGACCGCCGCCGAGCTCTCCGGGCCGGGCACGCTGCTGCTGGCGCCGCGCCGCGCCGCCGCCGGTCGCCTGCGCGATGCCCTGGCCGTCCGTGGGACGGGGGAGGCGCGCGCCATGACTCCACCGGCTCTCGGGCACGCCATCGCGCGCGCCGACGCGCTGCGCCGCGGGCTGGGGGAGCCGACCCTGGTCACGGGTGCCGAGCAGGACGCGCTGCTCTCGGAGCTGATCGCCCAGCGCGAGACCTGGCACCTCGAGGCCGATCCCGGTGCCCGATCGCTGCCCGGGTTCCGCACCGAGCTGCGCGACCTGATCACCCGGGCGGCGGAGCTCGGCCTGGCTCCCGCCGCGCTCGAGGCGCTCGGCCACGAGCGGCACCGACCCGCCTGGCGCGACGCCGCCGCCCTCCTGCGCGACTACCTCGGCGTGCTCGACCTCGAGGCCTCCGCGGCCCTGGACGCCGGACCCCGCCTCGACTCCGGCGCGCTGGTGCGGCGGGCGGTGGGGCTGCTCGCCGACCCGGCGACGCCGCCGCCCTTCCGCGCCGTGGTCGTGGACGACGCCCAGGATCTCACCGCCGCAGGCGTGGATCTGGTCGCGGCGCTCGCCCAGGCCGGCGCGCGGGTGATGGTGTGCAGCTGCCCGGACGCCGCGGTCGACACCTTCCGCGGCGCCCTGCCCGATGCCGCGGACCGGTTGCGCGCCGCGCTCCCGCGGCCGGTGGGCGACCTGCTGCTCACGGGGGCCCATGCGCAGGGCGAGGAGCTCACCGCCGCGGTCGACGCGCTGCGCGGGCGCCTGCCCCTGGCCGGTGCCCCGGCCGCCTCGCGTCGGCCGCGCACGCCCGCCGAGCACGGGCCCGTCCCGGGCGCAGCGCCGGACGGCGTGGTGGCGCTGCGTGCCCAGGACCCGCTGGACGAGGCCCGGCTGATCGGGTCCGCGCTGCGCGACCTCCACCACCGCGAGGCGGTCGCCTATGACGACATGGCGGTGGTGTGCCGTTCCGGTGCCGCGGTCGCGGACGTCGCCGATCTGCTCTCCCGCACCGGCCTGCCGGTCCGGGTGCCGCACCGCCCTCAGCCGCTGCGCGAGGTCCCCGCCATCGCCGACCTGCTGAGCATCCTCGAGATCGGCCTGGCTCCCGAGGGCGCGCCGCTGGACGCCCGTCTCGCGACCGAGCTGCTCCGCGGCCCCTTCGGCGACGCCGACACGCTCCGCCTGCGCCGGATCCGCCGTCTGCTGCTCGCCGCCCATCGCGCCGCCGAGCCCGACAGCATCACCACCAGCGAGCAGCTGCTCGCCCGGGCCCTCGTCGAGCCCGAGGCCCCCGGGCTGCCCGCCCCGGACGCCCGCGACCGTGCCGCCGCCCCGGTGCACAGGGTGCGGGACATGATCGCCGCGGTGCGCGCGCACCGCGACGCCGACGCGCAGCTGGTGCTCTGGCAGGCCTGGGACGCCTCGGGTCTGGCCGGAGGTTGGCGGCGGGCGGCCCTGGGGGCGCCCGGGGACGTGGACGGCGCCCGCGCCCGCCTCGCCGCCTCCCGGCTGGACGCCCTGCTGGAGCTGTTCGCGGCCGCCGAACGGCTCGCGGACCGTCGGCCGGGCGCCGGGGCCCTCGACCTCGTCGAGCAGGTCCGCTCCCAGGCGGTGGTCGAGGACACCCTCGCCCCGGCCGCCGCCGCCCGCGGCCGCATCGCCGTGCTCACCCCCGCCCATCTCGCGGGCGAGCACCGCGACACCGTGGTCATCGCCCGCCTCCAGGAGGGCGCCTGGCCGGACCTCCGCCTGCGCTCGACACTGTTCGGCGCCGCCGAGCTGTCCCTCTGCGCCGGTGCGCGGCCCGGCGCCGAGATCCCGCTCGAGACGGAGGCGGTGCGAGCCCTCCAGCGCGAGCAGGTCATCGCCGACGAGCTCCGCCTCGCGGTCAGCGCCCTCGCCCGCGCCCGGCACCGGGTGCTCGTCACCGCCGTCCAGGACGACCGCTCCGAGCCCTCCGCCCTCTTCGACGCCCTCGCCGAGCTCGCCGATCGGTCCGCCGAGCCGTGGATCGACCTCGAGACCCTGCGCCGCGATCCCGGCCCCGCCCCGGACGCCCGCCGTCTGGTCGCTGCCCTGCGCCGACGTCTGCGCGAGGACGACCCGGCCCTCGCCCACGACGCGGCCCTGGCCCTCGACGCGCTCGGACGGGCCGGGGCCCCCGGGACCGATCCCGCCCGCTGGTACCACCAGGAGCCCAGCTCCACCGCTCCGCTCCACGAGGAGGGGACGGCGATCCGTCTCTCGCCCTCCGCCCTCGAGCGCGCCGTGGACTGCCCGCAGTCCTGGCTGATGGAGCGCGCCGGAGGCACCCGCAGCGGCGGCCCCGCCCAGCTCATCGGCACCGCTCTGCACCACCTCGCACAGATCCACCCGCGGGGACCGGAGGACGGTGCGGACCTCCTCGAGGAGCTGCACACCCTCCTGCGCACCGTGCCCGGCACCGAGACCTGGTCCGGCAGGCGCCGCGTGCGCCGCGCCGAGGACGCCGCCCGCCTCCTGGCCGAGCACCTGCGCGGCGCCGGGGAGCCGCTCGCCGTCGAGGCGCCCTTCGAGGTCGAGCTCGGCCGCGTCCGGCTCCGAGGCAGCATCGACCGCATCGAGGGCGATCCCACCGGGCTGCGCGTGGTGGACCTCAAGACGGGGCGCGCCGCGAAGAGCGCCAAGAGCGCCGAGCAGGATCTGCAGCTGGCGGCGTACCAGGCCGCGGTGCGGGAGGGGGCGCTCGAGGAGGAGCTCGGCGCCGACGCCCCCGAACGCCTGAACGGCGCCCAGCTGGTGTACGTCGGCACCGGGGCCAGGAAGGCCGCGGTGCGCACCCAGGGCGCCCTGCAGCGGGCCGAGGATCCCGAGTGGTTCGACGACCTCGTCCAGGGAGTCTCCCGCGATGTCTCCGGATCCGCGGTCATCGCCCGGGTCAACGCCCACTGCACCCATTGCGCCGTGCGCAGCAGCTGCCCCCTGCAGCCCGAAGGAGACCAGCTGTGA
- a CDS encoding DEAD/DEAH box helicase: MPESTPHTDEAVSASPAVELSSGTPASPEPEKTFADFDVRTDIVEALAAKGITTPFPIQSMTLPVALRGRDIIGQAKTGTGKTLGFGIPLLQNSVAPGEPNPQNRQIGKPQALVVLPTRELAVQVAQDLETASAKRPIRILTVYGGRAYEPQIEALEKGVEVVVGTPGRLIDLMRQKYLDLSQVRTAVLDEADEMLDLGFLEDIEKLLQAVPENRQTMLFSATMPGPIMALARRFMKQPTHIRAHDPGDGARTKADIKQVVYRAHQLDKIEVMARILQARGRGLSIIFMRTKRQADRVAGDLADRGFAAAPLHGDLSQGAREQALRAFRNGKVDVLVATDVAARGIDVTDVTHVVNWNCPDDDKTYLHRTGRTGRAGKKGTAITFVDWEDLARWALIARQLGLKSTEAVETYSTSEHLFAELDIPTESKGTLPKDKRTREGLDAEEIEDLGGPDGARGGRESSRGERDRGGRGRREGESGGRGGRGERSERGERGGSRGRKDGGRRGERQDAAESTFTAPAEGTGPVAEESTGERPRRSRSRSRTRRVGGDVVSSDEGRAAESTGDRSGSGEAQGERKDRREGGESSGEGRPRRRRSRGGRGRSGGSSPQESASQES; the protein is encoded by the coding sequence GTGCCTGAATCCACCCCGCACACCGATGAGGCCGTGTCGGCCTCCCCTGCCGTCGAGCTGAGCTCCGGCACCCCTGCATCGCCCGAGCCCGAGAAGACCTTCGCCGACTTCGACGTCCGCACGGACATCGTCGAGGCACTGGCCGCCAAGGGCATCACCACCCCCTTCCCGATCCAGTCGATGACGCTGCCGGTCGCCCTGCGCGGCCGCGACATCATCGGGCAGGCCAAGACCGGAACCGGCAAGACGCTCGGCTTCGGCATCCCGCTGCTGCAGAACTCCGTCGCGCCGGGCGAGCCGAACCCCCAGAACCGTCAGATCGGCAAGCCGCAAGCGCTCGTGGTGCTCCCCACCCGTGAGCTCGCGGTGCAGGTCGCCCAGGATCTCGAGACCGCCTCGGCGAAGCGTCCGATCCGGATCCTCACCGTCTACGGCGGCCGCGCCTACGAGCCGCAGATCGAGGCGCTCGAGAAGGGCGTCGAGGTGGTCGTCGGCACCCCGGGGCGCCTCATCGACCTGATGCGCCAGAAGTACCTGGACCTGTCCCAGGTACGCACCGCGGTGCTCGACGAGGCCGACGAGATGCTCGACCTCGGCTTCCTCGAGGACATCGAGAAGCTGCTCCAGGCGGTTCCCGAGAACCGGCAGACCATGCTGTTCTCCGCCACCATGCCGGGTCCGATCATGGCCCTGGCGCGCCGCTTCATGAAGCAGCCCACGCACATCCGGGCTCACGACCCGGGCGACGGCGCCCGCACCAAGGCCGACATCAAGCAGGTCGTCTACCGCGCCCACCAGCTCGACAAGATCGAGGTGATGGCCCGCATCCTGCAGGCCCGCGGCCGTGGTCTGTCGATCATCTTCATGCGCACGAAGCGCCAGGCCGACCGCGTCGCCGGGGACCTCGCCGATCGCGGCTTCGCGGCCGCGCCGCTGCACGGCGATCTCAGCCAGGGCGCCCGCGAGCAGGCGCTGCGCGCCTTCCGCAACGGCAAGGTCGACGTGCTGGTGGCGACCGACGTCGCCGCCCGCGGCATCGACGTCACCGACGTCACCCACGTCGTGAACTGGAACTGCCCGGACGACGACAAGACCTACCTCCACCGCACCGGCCGCACGGGCCGCGCTGGCAAGAAGGGCACCGCGATCACCTTCGTGGACTGGGAGGACCTCGCGCGCTGGGCGCTTATCGCCCGACAGCTGGGGCTGAAGTCCACCGAGGCCGTGGAGACGTACTCCACCTCCGAGCACCTCTTCGCCGAGCTCGACATCCCCACCGAGTCCAAGGGCACCCTGCCCAAGGACAAGCGCACGCGCGAGGGCCTGGACGCCGAGGAGATCGAGGACCTGGGCGGTCCGGACGGCGCACGCGGCGGGCGCGAGAGCTCCCGCGGCGAGCGTGATCGCGGCGGCCGGGGTCGTCGCGAGGGCGAGAGCGGCGGCCGAGGTGGCCGCGGCGAGCGCAGTGAGCGCGGCGAGCGTGGTGGCTCCCGCGGGCGGAAGGACGGCGGACGGCGGGGCGAGCGTCAGGACGCCGCGGAGAGCACCTTCACCGCCCCGGCCGAGGGCACCGGGCCCGTCGCCGAGGAGAGCACGGGCGAGCGTCCCCGACGCAGCCGCTCGCGCTCCCGCACCCGCCGGGTGGGCGGCGACGTGGTCTCGAGCGACGAGGGCCGCGCGGCGGAGTCGACCGGCGATCGCTCGGGCTCGGGCGAGGCGCAGGGCGAGCGGAAGGACCGACGCGAGGGCGGAGAGTCCTCGGGCGAGGGACGGCCGCGTCGGCGCCGTTCCCGCGGCGGCCGCGGCCGCTCCGGCGGATCGTCCCCGCAGGAATCGGCCTCCCAGGAGAGCTGA
- a CDS encoding TetR/AcrR family transcriptional regulator: MPRAQRRAQLLELATKVFTAKGFQSTSMDDIAAAAGVTKPVLYQHFDSKESLYVEVLDIIAASMIAEVRTIGEGTGDTMVRVRAGLHRFYEFVALDNSLRLFTGSEMISDAVQEKVVTVLDRMAVELAGVLTATRHIGAEESRVLGRGVIAVTQTTAQLLQAASDEAEREAILDTMTTSVVHGLTGFSPRADSPLAGVVLGADDASRPVSDA, translated from the coding sequence ATGCCGCGCGCACAGCGACGTGCGCAGCTGCTCGAGCTCGCCACGAAGGTGTTCACCGCCAAGGGCTTCCAGTCCACCTCGATGGACGACATCGCCGCCGCCGCCGGCGTCACCAAGCCCGTTCTCTACCAGCACTTCGACTCGAAGGAGTCGCTGTACGTCGAGGTGCTGGACATCATCGCCGCCTCGATGATCGCCGAGGTCCGCACGATCGGCGAGGGCACCGGGGACACGATGGTCCGCGTGCGCGCCGGCCTGCACCGCTTCTACGAGTTCGTCGCGCTGGACAACTCCCTGCGCCTCTTCACCGGCAGCGAGATGATCTCCGACGCCGTGCAGGAGAAGGTGGTGACCGTGCTGGACCGGATGGCGGTCGAGCTGGCCGGGGTGCTCACCGCGACGCGGCACATCGGCGCCGAGGAGTCCCGGGTGCTGGGGCGCGGCGTCATCGCCGTCACCCAGACCACCGCGCAGCTGCTCCAGGCCGCCTCCGACGAGGCCGAGCGGGAGGCGATCCTCGACACTATGACCACCTCCGTCGTGCACGGGCTGACCGGGTTCTCGCCCCGGGCGGACTCCCCTCTCGCCGGAGTTGTGCTGGGGGCGGACGACGCCTCGAGGCCGGTCTCCGACGCGTAG
- a CDS encoding aminopeptidase P family protein, protein MSTENKTSQNSSAPSSTAGGADPEGGERLKDLASRGDSRSQRPSSEAFREFISSGWDETVPDAERREAADLTPDRRDALVRRLPATRFVLPAGVLKVRSNDTDYPFRPDTAFAYYSGLGTDEEPDSVLVIEPSAQDAQRAEATYFFRPRAGFDTSEFYADARYGEMWVGRRPTVDEASQRLGIEVRHIDELRDHLAKDVGAQLSLSVMPAVDASVEAMVQEIRSQNGLPGGDEAAAEQAALKEAASEQRLVKDEYEIRQMRRAVDATLKGFEDVVRNLPRAVGHPRGERVIEGVFAATARADGNGVGYDTIAAAGDHACTLHWTRNNGVVRAEEMVLIDAGVEIDSLYTADITRTLPVSGTFSPAQRKIYDAVLEASDAAFAVARPGLRFRDLHTAAMEVLARRLEEWGLLPGTAEESLAEDGQWHRRWMPHGTSHHLGLDVHDCAQARREMYLDAELEPGMVFTIEPGLYFKENDLLVPEELRGNGVRIEDDVLVTADGVENLSAAAPRRAEDVERWMIELQR, encoded by the coding sequence GTGAGCACCGAGAACAAGACGTCGCAGAACAGTTCGGCCCCGAGCAGCACCGCCGGGGGTGCCGATCCGGAGGGCGGCGAGCGCCTGAAGGACCTCGCCTCACGCGGGGACTCCCGTTCGCAGCGCCCCAGCAGCGAGGCGTTCCGCGAGTTCATCTCCTCCGGCTGGGACGAGACGGTCCCCGACGCCGAGCGCCGCGAGGCGGCCGACCTCACCCCTGATCGCCGTGACGCGCTGGTGCGGCGTCTGCCCGCCACGCGGTTCGTGCTGCCCGCCGGTGTGCTCAAGGTGCGCTCGAACGACACCGACTACCCGTTCCGCCCGGACACCGCCTTCGCGTACTACTCGGGGCTGGGCACCGACGAGGAGCCGGACAGCGTGCTCGTCATCGAGCCCTCCGCACAGGATGCGCAGCGTGCCGAGGCGACGTACTTCTTCCGCCCGCGCGCCGGCTTCGACACCAGCGAGTTCTATGCCGACGCCCGCTACGGCGAGATGTGGGTGGGGCGACGTCCCACCGTCGACGAGGCCTCGCAGCGCCTCGGCATCGAGGTGCGCCACATCGACGAGCTCCGCGACCACCTCGCCAAGGACGTCGGCGCCCAGCTCTCGCTGAGCGTCATGCCGGCCGTGGACGCCTCGGTCGAGGCGATGGTCCAGGAGATCCGCTCCCAGAACGGGCTGCCCGGCGGGGACGAGGCCGCTGCGGAGCAGGCCGCCCTCAAGGAGGCCGCGAGCGAGCAGCGCCTGGTCAAGGACGAGTACGAGATCCGCCAGATGCGCCGGGCCGTCGACGCGACCCTCAAGGGCTTCGAGGACGTGGTGCGGAACCTGCCGCGCGCCGTCGGCCACCCGCGCGGCGAGCGGGTCATCGAGGGCGTCTTCGCGGCCACCGCCCGGGCCGACGGCAACGGCGTCGGCTACGACACCATCGCCGCCGCCGGCGACCATGCCTGCACCCTGCACTGGACCCGCAACAACGGTGTGGTCCGGGCCGAGGAGATGGTGCTGATCGACGCCGGGGTCGAGATCGACTCGCTGTACACGGCCGACATCACCCGCACCCTGCCGGTCTCGGGCACCTTCTCCCCCGCCCAGCGGAAGATCTACGACGCCGTGCTCGAGGCCTCCGACGCCGCCTTCGCGGTCGCCCGGCCCGGTCTGCGCTTCCGCGACCTGCACACCGCCGCGATGGAGGTGCTCGCGCGCCGCCTCGAGGAGTGGGGCCTGCTGCCCGGCACCGCCGAGGAGTCCCTCGCCGAGGACGGCCAGTGGCATCGTCGCTGGATGCCGCACGGCACCAGCCACCACCTCGGCCTGGACGTCCACGACTGCGCCCAGGCGCGCCGCGAGATGTACCTGGACGCGGAGCTGGAGCCGGGGATGGTCTTCACCATCGAGCCCGGTCTCTACTTCAAGGAGAACGACCTGCTGGTGCCCGAGGAGCTGCGCGGCAACGGCGTGCGCATCGAGGACGACGTGCTGGTGACGGCAGACGGCGTCGAGAACCTCTCGGCAGCCGCACCGCGCCGCGCCGAGGACGTCGAGCGCTGGATGATCGAGCTGCAGCGGTGA
- a CDS encoding metallophosphoesterase family protein: protein MSPDDDRPARDAEGADAAGDAVPEAPEASAAQAAVPHRGLRRRRQGRQRLLHVATTTVVAVLGAIVGLLLVPDTTVEVGPLTASVHLRPSLSSETVLLLPPVGQVAFDSHTAPVRIEARIKGVDVEKAEALFYADSGFAELQSSAPETIAAAAAKNAALNALFAALGAGLAVGLTFRRVRRALVAGGGAVAVVGASVAATSATFSAESLSQPRFEGLLSQAAYIADLGQGKAIDYQSYRATLAEFVGQVSALYIAADSLPVGLDQENLITVLHVSDIHDNPQAYDVIDQLHTQFAIDAVIDTGDIISWGTPVENELLHRIGTLDVPYVYISGNHDGAAAAATIEDQPNATVVDNEVVEVAGLRIAGIGDPRFAADDDSDAGGWREGDEAVDASVFQLGDTIQAYDATHPEEPVDIALVHDPTQPEGLLGRTPLVMSGHMHTSKVELDREGSGTDWLTVGSTGGALASGGVQPVLRGEAPLDLTARMLYFDKETRRLVAYDDIVMGGLGLVSVSIARTQMPEEAPVLEIPDSAETPEGTIPPEQEVAPGEGLPDEDRVTPTDPVSPPPETDGPAPSDSGGGAGGGGGSDGGGG, encoded by the coding sequence GTGTCCCCCGACGACGACCGCCCTGCCCGCGACGCGGAGGGCGCGGACGCCGCAGGGGATGCCGTGCCCGAGGCACCGGAGGCCTCTGCCGCGCAGGCGGCCGTCCCGCATCGAGGGCTCCGTCGCCGTCGGCAGGGCCGCCAGCGGCTGCTGCACGTCGCCACCACCACGGTCGTGGCGGTGCTCGGCGCGATCGTCGGCCTGCTGCTGGTCCCCGACACGACCGTCGAGGTCGGCCCGTTGACGGCGAGCGTCCACCTGCGCCCCTCCCTCTCCTCCGAGACGGTGCTCCTGCTCCCGCCCGTGGGCCAGGTCGCCTTCGACTCGCACACCGCGCCGGTGCGCATCGAGGCGCGCATCAAGGGCGTCGACGTCGAGAAGGCCGAGGCCCTGTTCTACGCGGACTCCGGCTTCGCCGAGCTGCAGAGCTCCGCCCCGGAGACCATCGCCGCCGCCGCGGCGAAGAACGCGGCGCTGAACGCCCTGTTCGCCGCCCTCGGGGCCGGTCTCGCCGTGGGGCTCACCTTCCGTCGGGTCCGTCGCGCCCTGGTCGCAGGAGGCGGCGCCGTCGCCGTCGTAGGAGCGTCGGTGGCCGCGACCTCCGCGACCTTCTCCGCCGAGTCGCTGAGCCAGCCGAGGTTCGAGGGGCTGCTCTCCCAGGCGGCGTACATCGCGGATCTCGGCCAGGGCAAGGCCATCGACTACCAGAGCTACCGCGCCACCCTCGCGGAGTTCGTCGGCCAGGTCTCCGCGCTGTACATCGCCGCGGACTCCCTCCCGGTGGGCCTGGACCAGGAGAACCTGATCACCGTCCTGCACGTCTCGGACATCCATGACAACCCGCAGGCCTACGACGTCATCGATCAGCTGCACACCCAGTTCGCGATCGACGCGGTCATCGACACCGGCGACATCATCTCCTGGGGCACCCCGGTGGAGAACGAGCTGCTGCACCGCATCGGCACCCTCGACGTGCCCTACGTCTACATCAGCGGCAACCATGACGGCGCCGCGGCGGCCGCGACGATCGAGGACCAGCCCAATGCCACCGTGGTCGACAACGAGGTGGTCGAGGTCGCGGGCCTGCGCATCGCCGGCATCGGCGATCCCCGCTTCGCGGCCGACGACGACTCCGACGCCGGCGGCTGGCGCGAGGGCGACGAGGCGGTGGACGCCAGCGTCTTCCAGCTCGGGGACACCATCCAGGCGTACGACGCGACGCACCCCGAGGAGCCGGTGGACATCGCCCTGGTCCACGACCCGACCCAGCCGGAGGGGCTCCTGGGCCGCACCCCGCTGGTGATGTCCGGGCACATGCACACCTCGAAGGTCGAGCTGGACCGCGAGGGATCCGGCACCGACTGGCTCACCGTCGGCTCGACCGGCGGGGCGCTCGCCTCGGGCGGGGTGCAGCCGGTCCTCCGGGGAGAGGCGCCCCTGGACCTCACCGCACGGATGCTCTATTTCGACAAGGAGACCCGCCGGCTGGTCGCCTACGACGACATCGTCATGGGCGGGCTCGGCCTGGTGTCGGTCTCGATCGCCCGCACGCAGATGCCCGAGGAGGCGCCGGTGCTCGAGATCCCTGACAGCGCCGAGACGCCGGAGGGCACCATCCCGCCGGAGCAGGAGGTCGCCCCGGGCGAGGGCCTGCCGGACGAGGACCGCGTCACCCCCACCGACCCCGTCAGCCCGCCGCCCGAGACCGACGGTCCCGCCCCCTCGGACAGCGGCGGCGGAGCAGGCGGGGGCGGAGGAAGCGACGGCGGAGGCGGCTGA